A genomic region of Carassius carassius chromosome 27, fCarCar2.1, whole genome shotgun sequence contains the following coding sequences:
- the LOC132107439 gene encoding disks large-associated protein 2-like encodes MLGDVTGTVSKHNSIFFQALLIFFLFFSGIQFRLPTACSVDRTETPTPAVVTYTPDYKKTPPPVPPRSTTKPVISVTAQSSTESTQDAYHEGRPSRGGLWATDSLGRVIYTSTDSLDSAKAVTLAMETAPKRLTSAGSYSSVQTCDKAILVSKAEEYLKTPRSSIGIQVEAATDSETDSKGLPQYHSVGIQVEDEKRIGRFKRSNSVTTAVQADLELEGFPSTEDKSLQFGGFQRHSEPSTPTQYNVVRTVRTQGLFSYREDYRPSSGPPSPQPEPWLVEPAHEAAESGRVSPLHRDGSWFMQLLHSETKRLEGWCKDMEREAEEHDLSEEILGKIRSAVGSAHLLMSQKFQQFYWLCQQNLDPSAMPRPTAQDLAGFWDLLQLSIDDVTAKFDELQQIKRNEWRIVESPEKKMNSTSLSQERKWPPPVTKRPPKGRGAVMRDRSLDLQDRQRQEARRRLLAAKRAASFRQSSATERADSIEIYIPEAQTRL; translated from the exons atgtTGGGAGATGTGACTGGGACTGTGTCTAAACACAATTCGATTTTTTTCCAAGCTCtactaattttttttctctttttttcagggATCCAGTTTCGTCTCCCTACTGCCTGTAGTGTGGATCGAACAGAAACCCCAACTCCAG CGGTAGTGACATATACGCCTGACTACAAGAAGACCCCTCCACCTGTTCCTCCTCGTTCCACCACTAAGCCAGTGATTTCTGTAACAGCCCAGAGCAGCACAGAGTCGACGCAGGATGCTTACCACGAGGGTCGGCCCTCACGGGGAGGGCTTTGGGCAACAGATAGCCTCGGCCGGGTCATCTACACCTCCACCGACAGCCTGGATAGCGCAAAAGCGGTGACCCTAGCAATGGAAACCGCACCCAAGCGTCTCACTTCTGCGGGGAGCTACAGCTCCGTTCAGACCTGCGATAAGGCCATCCTGGTGTCCAAAGCGGAGGAATACCTCAAGACTCCGCGCTCTTCCATCGGGATACAG GTGGAAGCGGCCACAGATTCTGAGACAGATAGTAAAGGTCTCCCACAGTATCACTCCGTGGGTATCCAGGTGGAGGACGAGAAGAG aaTTGGCCGCTTTAAACGGTCCAACAGTGTGACGACGGCAGTTCAGGCCGATTTGGAGCTGGAGGGGTTTCCTTCGACCGAAGACAAGAGTCTGCAGTTTGGAGGATTTCAACGGCATTCTGAACCCAGTACACCCACACAGTACAATGTGGTCCGGACCGTACGAACACAGGGCCTTTTTAGCTACCGTGAGGATTACCGACCATCCAGCGGGCCGCCCAGTCCGCAGCCCGAGCCCTGGCTGGTGGAGCCCGCTCATGAAGCAGCCGAGTCCGGCCGTGTGTCGCCACTCCACCGCGACGGCAGCTGGTTCATGCAGCTTCTGCACAGCGAGACCAAGAGGTTGGAGGGATGGTGCAAAGACATGGAGCGTGAGGCGGAGGAGCACGACCTGTCGGaggaga TTCTTGGGAAGATCCGGAGTGCTGTGGGCAGTGCTCACCTCCTCATGTCCCAGAAATTCCAGCAGTTTTACTGGTTGTGTCAGCAAAATCTG GACCCCAGCGCTATGCCCCGCCCCACGGCTCAGGACCTGGCTGGGTTCTGGGACCTCCTGCAGCTCTCCATTGATGATGTCACTGCCAAGTTTGATGAGCTGCAGCAAATCAAGAGAAATGAGTGGAGGATAGTGGAGAGTCCAGAGAAGAAG ATGAACTCTACTTCTTTATCTCAGGAAAGAAAATGGCCACCTCCTGTTACAAAGAGGCCTCCTAAGGGTCGTGGAGCTGTCATGCGTGATCGATCCCTGGATCTGCAGGACCGACAGAGGCAAGAGGCCCGCCGCAGACTCCTGGCTGCAAAACGGGCTGCTTCATTCCGTCAGAGCTCAGCTACAGAGCGGGCCGACAGCATAGAGATCTACATCCCTGAAGCCCAAACCCGTTTATGA